A window of Phaseolus vulgaris cultivar G19833 chromosome 4, P. vulgaris v2.0, whole genome shotgun sequence genomic DNA:
ATGTTAAGTGATCTACAATTAGTTTGTCAAGGATTTAGCTAGAGGGCCTTCATGCCTCATGTTGGAATGTACACCAGGGCTTATAAGTAAACCTAGTAACCTACTGCTGCTAACTTTGAAGTGCCAAAAAGTATGCATATTAACTTTTGATAGAACTTTTTGTGAACTCAAAAAAACTACCAGCCATCAATCATCAAGCACAGGTTGGATTAGTGCCACACAATAACAAATCCATGTTCTTCAGCTTTTTCCACAAACTAGGGGATTTCTTCCCGTCAAATCTCTTCCCAGAAGAATTACCATCTTTCCACTTGAACCTCCTAAACTTATCCATCTGAACACAAACCTCCAAAGCTATCCCCTCCTTCCCTTTGTTACCATCTTGACCATCTCTTCTCAGAAGTTTCTCATAGTACTCCTTGTTCCTCTTCTCCAAGCCATGTATCTGTGCTTGAAGATCTTCAATTTTCCTGTGTAGCATGTACACCCTATGATCCTCCCTCATCTTCAGCACACACTTTGCCAGCTCACCAGCCTTCCTCTTGATGAAAACTGACTCAGATGCCAGCTCTTTGTTCTCTTCCACCAAAGTGTTGATTCTATAACTCAAGCTGGCATTCTCATTCAACAGAACAATCCTCTCGGACTCCAACACCTCAAGAAGACTCTTTTGTAGCTCACTTTTCCTTGAGGACTCACAGTACCTCCTCTCCATGACGCCAACCTCGTGCATCAACAAGTCATACTCAACATTCCTGATCACAAGCTCGGCAACAACGGCATCAACATCAAGCATGGAGCTCTTAGCGAGAACCATAGGCATCATCACGTGTGAAGGATGTTGGTAGGAGATTGAGCTCTCAATATCTGAATCAACGTGGCTCACACCACTTGCTTCTTCCTGGTCAGAGAAGCCTTCATCAACAGTTGTTGAGACTTGGGAAGAGTGTCTACTATGATGCTTGTGTTTGGCCAGTGTTTGGATGTATCGATCAGATAAGGTTATGTAGCCATTGTACAAGTCCTGCAGAAGGGACAGTAGCTGGGGTCTCTTTTGGTAGTAGGATTCGGCTCTTTCAGCAAAAGTATCAccaatttcttcttcttcggCTGAACTCATAGTCAACACTTTCATCCTCTCCTCCAATTCTGCCATCAAACACCAAGTTTCACATTTGCATTAGCacaacaataaaaacaaaagaccCTTCTCTCACTAGGTGAGGCTGGCTAAATAGATCAAACCACCCTTTTCAATGCAGTTAAAAAAAAGACCAAATGCTTTTTTGCATTAGTAATTACAAGAAAAAGAGCACAGAGAACAATGTTTTTCCTTACCCGGTTTACACAAGTTCATAGCTTCAGAACCATAAAGTTTCAACTAGAAAAAAGATTGACAATTGGGATGTACCACAAAGGAGGTTAATATAGTCCATATCCAAACTTGGTGGATGAGTAATTGAGCTCTAAGAAAGTGACATGCTACCAAACCATGACACCATAAAAGGGAACACTGACAAAACCCATAAATAATTCTGGTACGCAAGATAAAACGTTACAATACAAGGAAATTAAATAGTGCAGGGCTAAATTTGAAAACAGAATTTGAATTTGCAACATGAGTTAGCCACAAGGGTATGGCACATTGCCACTCTAGTGTTTGGTCTAGAGTTACATCTACTACCTCTAGTTTTGAATGCAAATGTCAAAATCATGTACTATACCTGACCATGTGCACTGTTGACAGAAAAGCTAACGTTCTCCAACTTTCAAATTTTCAAGGGTAAAGCCAATAAAGTTTAGGGGAATATGAGCACAGGCCACGAGGTCTACATGGAAAAGTCACCGTTACAAATGCCACCAAAATCTATTGTGCACT
This region includes:
- the LOC137837857 gene encoding kinase-interacting family protein-like isoform X2 — its product is MNLCKPELEERMKVLTMSSAEEEEIGDTFAERAESYYQKRPQLLSLLQDLYNGYITLSDRYIQTLAKHKHHSRHSSQVSTTVDEGFSDQEEASGVSHVDSDIESSISYQHPSHVMMPMVLAKSSMLDVDAVVAELVIRNVEYDLLMHEVGVMERRYCESSRKSELQKSLLEVLESERIVLLNENASLSYRINTLVEENKELASESVFIKRKAGELAKCVLKMREDHRVYMLHRKIEDLQAQIHGLEKRNKEYYEKLLRRDGQDGNKGKEGIALEVCVQMDKFRRFKWKDGNSSGKRFDGKKSPSLWKKLKNMDLLLCGTNPTCA
- the LOC137837857 gene encoding kinase-interacting family protein-like isoform X1; its protein translation is MGGLEARILMVRDPNMGKEKVISNFTLLHSSTKGSKDKSIPSNNMPSWLLTNISELEERMKVLTMSSAEEEEIGDTFAERAESYYQKRPQLLSLLQDLYNGYITLSDRYIQTLAKHKHHSRHSSQVSTTVDEGFSDQEEASGVSHVDSDIESSISYQHPSHVMMPMVLAKSSMLDVDAVVAELVIRNVEYDLLMHEVGVMERRYCESSRKSELQKSLLEVLESERIVLLNENASLSYRINTLVEENKELASESVFIKRKAGELAKCVLKMREDHRVYMLHRKIEDLQAQIHGLEKRNKEYYEKLLRRDGQDGNKGKEGIALEVCVQMDKFRRFKWKDGNSSGKRFDGKKSPSLWKKLKNMDLLLCGTNPTCA
- the LOC137837857 gene encoding kinase-interacting family protein-like isoform X3; translated protein: MVRDPNMGKEKVISNFTLLHSSTKGSKDKSIPSNNMPSWLLTNISELEERMKVLTMSSAEEEEIGDTFAERAESYYQKRPQLLSLLQDLYNGYITLSDRYIQTLAKHKHHSRHSSQVSTTVDEGFSDQEEASGVSHVDSDIESSISYQHPSHVMMPMVLAKSSMLDVDAVVAELVIRNVEYDLLMHEVGVMERRYCESSRKSELQKSLLEVLESERIVLLNENASLSYRINTLVEENKELASESVFIKRKAGELAKCVLKMREDHRVYMLHRKIEDLQAQIHGLEKRNKEYYEKLLRRDGQDGNKGKEGIALEVCVQMDKFRRFKWKDGNSSGKRFDGKKSPSLWKKLKNMDLLLCGTNPTCA